The region GACACGAAGTTCGCCTCATCGCGGCTGAACATTTTTTCGGGGTTCCCGGATAACGGCCAGATGCCGTGGGTTAACAGCTGGCAGGAGTTCGAGGGGCTGTTCCGCCGCCTGAGTTCCACCAGCATGATCGACAGCATTAAAGATCTGCACTGGGACATCCGTCCCAGCCCGCACTTCGGCACCGTGGAGGTGCGGGTGATGGATACGCCGCTGACGCTCGGCCACGCCATTAACATCGCCGGACTGATTCAGGCGACGTCCCACTGGCTGCTGACCACGCGGCCCTATAAGCATCAGGAACGGGATTTTCTGCTGTATCGCTTTAACCGTTTTCAGGCCTGTCGCTACGGGCTGGAAGGCATTCTGACGGACGTGCATACCGGCGAACACAAAACCGTGGCGGACGATATCGCCTGGCTGCTGGAGCAGGTTGCGCCGTCGGCCGAGAAGCTCGGCGCGACGAGTGCAATCAATGAAATTGCCCTGCTGTTAAAGCAGGGCAAGAGCGAGGCGCAGCGCATGCGGGACTTTATCGCCGACGGCGGCTCGCTTATTTCTCTGGTGCAGAAGCACTGCGAGCTGTGGGCGACGAGTCCGTAAGGCCGTGGCCCCACTCGCGCAGGCGCTGGAACAGCACGAACAGCGCGGGGATGAACACAATCCCTACCACGGTTGCCACCAGCATGCCGCTGAACACCGTGGTGCCGATGATGCGGCGGCTCTGGGCACCCGCCCCGGTCGCCAGCATCATCGGCAGAACGCCGATAATAAACGACACGGCGGTCATCATCACCGCGCGGAAGCGGCGCGATGCCCCTTCCCGTGCGGCATCGACAATCCCCATCCCGTCCATGCGCCGGGCGCGGGCGAACTCCACGATCAGGATCGCGTTTTTGGCCGCTAACGCGATCAGCAAGACCAGACCGATCTGCACGTACACGTCGTTGGCGTAGCCCGCCAGCCACAGCCAGACCAGCGCCCCGCCGATGGCGAACAGCACCGAGAGCATTACGCTCGCCGGCAGCGTCCAGCTCTCATACTGGGCGACGAGGAACAGCCACGCCATCACCACCGCCGCCAGTACGATCCATATCGCCTGGTTGCCGGTCTGCTGCTCCTGATACGACATGCCGCTCCAGGCGTAGTCGTACCCGGCTGGCAGGTTTTCCGCCAGAATCTCGCCCATCGCCGCCATCGCGGTGCTGCTGCTTACCCCTTCCGCTGCCGAACCGCTCATCGATACCGACGGGAACTGGTTGTACTGCTGAATAAAGGGCGCACCGACGGTCGGCGTAATGGTGACGAGGTTGCTCAGACGCACCCGCTCGCCGCTGTTGCTGCGCACGAACAGCTCGCTGATTTGCTCCGCGCGCTCGCGCCACTGCATCTCGTTCTGCATCACCACGTGGTAGACGCGGTTGTTGACGCTGAAATCCCCGGCGCGCGTGCCGCCGAAGGCGGTTTGCAGGCTGCTGAAGATGCGCGACACCGGCACGTCGAGGCGCGCGGCGCGCTCGCGGTCAACGGTCAGCGTCAGCTGCGGCACGTTGCTGCTCCAGGTGGTGAACACGCGGCTCAGCTGCGGATGCTGGTTAGCTTTCGCCAGCACCTCACGCGTCACGCGCTCCAGCTCCGCCGGGCTTTGCCCCGCCTGAGCCTGAATGCGCAAGTCGAAACCGGAGGCGTTGCCCAGCCCCGGCAGCGTCGGCGGCGCGAAGGTCATGATGGTCGCTTCCGGCAGAGCCAGCAGCTGGCGCTAAAGGGTGCCCATCACCTCATCCAGCGGCGGACGCTGACTCCAGTCTTTGAGCATGATGGAGATAAACCCGCCGTTGGAGGCGCTGGTGCCGTTGAGGATGTTAAACCCTGAAACCTGAATCACATCTTCCACCGCCGGGTTTTTAGCGATGAGTTCGCGCGCGGTGGTCATCACCGCTTCGGTGCGCTCCAGCGACGCCGCTTCCGGCAGCTGGACGCTGGCGAAGAAGTAGCCCTGATCCTCCTGGGGCAGGAAGCCCTTTGGCATCGACATAAAGCTGAAAACCACCACCGCCGCCGCGCCTGCGGTGGCCAGCAGCGCCAGCCACGGGCGCAGGTTTAATACGTTCACGATGCGGGTGTAGAAACCGCGTGCGGCATCCAGCCCACGGTTAAAGGCGCGATAAACTGCCGCAGGTTTCTTCGGGCGCGGACGCAGCAGCAGCGCGCACAGCGCGGGCGTCAGGGTCAGCGCCACCAGGCTTGAAAGCGTCACGGCGGTCGAGAGCGTTACCGCAAACTGGCGGTACAGCTCACCGACAATCCCCGGCAGGAGCGCCACCGGCACAAACACCGCCAGCAGCACCAGCGTCGTCGCGATGACCGGCCCGGCAATCTGCCGCAGCGCCAGCGCGGTC is a window of Enterobacter hormaechei ATCC 49162 DNA encoding:
- a CDS encoding YbdK family carboxylate-amine ligase codes for the protein MPLPDFKSSEPYTLGIELELQVVNPPGYDLSQDSSALIAAVKDEIKGGEVKHDITESMLEIATGVCQTIDQAAAQFSVMQQSILRAAEEQHIQICGGGTHPFQKWQRQEVCDDERYNVTLERFGYLILQATVFGQHVHVGCRTGDDAIYLLHGLSRFVPHFIALAASSPYMQGTDTKFASSRLNIFSGFPDNGQMPWVNSWQEFEGLFRRLSSTSMIDSIKDLHWDIRPSPHFGTVEVRVMDTPLTLGHAINIAGLIQATSHWLLTTRPYKHQERDFLLYRFNRFQACRYGLEGILTDVHTGEHKTVADDIAWLLEQVAPSAEKLGATSAINEIALLLKQGKSEAQRMRDFIADGGSLISLVQKHCELWATSP